The stretch of DNA GAAATTATTACAGGAAAGAATCACCGAAACGATATTTTTCCCTATGTCATGGACATCTCCCTTCACGGTAGCCAGCAAAAATTTTCCGGCCTTAGCCGAGGCGGAATCCGATTTTTCCTGTTCTATATATGGTTGTAAAATAGCTACGGCACGTTTCATGGTACGAGCCGTTTTTACGACCTGGGGCAAGAACATTTTCCCGGCGCCGAAAAGTTCTCCCACCTTGTTCATTCCGGCCATTAACGGTCCGTCTATTACCTTAAGGGCTTTTCCGTATTTCTTCACCGCCTCTTCCAGGTCTGTTTCCAATCCATCGGCATGACCTTTTACCAAAGCATATTCCAGTCTTTCTTCCAGCGACATCGAAGCTCTTTCATCCGCTACGCCGGCAACTTTACCGCCGCTTTTATCCTTCAGCTCCCCGGCCAGTTCTATCAACTTTTCAGTAGCATCCGGACGGCGGTTCAGGACCACGTCTTCTATACAGGTAAGAACTTCGGAAGGAATATCATCATAAACGACCGCCGCAGAAGGATTGACAATCCCCATATCCATTCCGGCCGCAATGGCATGATACAGGAATACGGCATGCATCGCCTCCCGGATATAGTTATTTCCCCGGAACGAAAACGAGAGATTACTGACTCCTCCGCTCACCTTGGCTCCCGGCAGGTTCTTTTTTATCCACGCCGTAGCTTCTATAAAATCCACACCGTAATTGCGGTGTTCGTCTATTCCGGTAGCTATAGCCAGAATATTCGGGTCAAAAATAATATCGTTAGGATCGAATCCGGCTTTATCCACCAACAAGCGGTAAGCCCTTTCGCACACTTCGATCTTACGGCCGAAAGAGTCAGCCTGTCCTTTTTCGTCGAACGCCATCACCACGACCGCAGCTCCGAGACGACGGATTTCCCGGGCGCGGGATAAGAATTTCTCTTCCCCCTCTTTCAGGCTTATAGAGTTTACTATGGATTTACCCTGAATACATTTCAACCCGGCAACGATAACTTCCCACTTGGAAGAATCCACCATGACCGGAACACGGGCTATCTCAGGTTCCGAAGCAATCAGATTAAGAAAGTTCACCATTTCGGCACGGGCATCCAGCATCGCATCGTCCATATTGATGTCGATCACCTGCGCACCGGCTTCCACCTGCTTCCTGGCTATCTCCAAGGCTTCTTCATATTTTTTTTCATTGATCAACCGTAAAAATTTGCGCGAACCGGCAACATTACATCTTTCTCCAACATTCACAAAATTATTTTCCAGCTTCACTTCCAGACGTTCAAGTCCCGAAAGCCACAAGACTCCGGAGGGTACCGCCGGAACATGGGGCATACCCCCCTCTATCAGGGCGGCATATTGCGCGATATGACCGGGAGAAGTTCCGCAACATCCTCCGATAATATTCACCAGACCTTCGTCCACAAATTCTTTTACCTGCTCCGCCATCATTTCGGGAGTTTCGTCGTACTGACCGAAACGATTGGGCAGGCCCGCATTAGGATACGCGCTTATGTAACAGGGAGCTATCGCCGCCAGCCTTTGAAGATAAGGTTTCATATCTCTGGCGCCGAACGAACAGTTCAACCCTACCGACAGAATACCGGCGTGCATGACCGAAGTCAGAAAGGCTTCCAGCATCTGTCCGGACAACGTGCGGCCGCCCTTGTCGGACAAAGTAACCGACAGCATAACGGGAACCGTAATCCCAGTTTCGGACATCGCCGACTGCGCAGCATACAGAGCCGCTTTCGCATTCAGCGTATCGAATATGGTCTCGATCAGCAAAGTATCCACCCCGCCTTCCAGCAACGCGCACATCTGTTCCTTATACGCGGCGGCCAGTTCATCGTAAGTGAGAGCCCGGTAGGCGGGATTATTCACATCGGGAGACATAGAACAGGTTTTATTGGTAGGCCCGACAGAACCGGCGACAAAACGCGGTTTATCCGGAGTCAGCGCCGTATATTTATCGGCAGCGGCACGGGCCACACGGGCAGCAGCACGGTTTATTTCAGTAACATAAACCTGCATACCGTAATCGGCCATAGAGACCGAAGTAGCGTTAAAACTGTTAGTCTCAATGATATCGGCTCCTATTTCCAGATAGGCCTCATGTATCTCCCCGATCACATCGGGACGGGTTATACATAAAAGGTCGTTATTTCCCTTAAGCTGCCCGGGAACATCTTTAAACCGTTCTCCCCGGTAATCGCTCTCTGTAAGTCCGTATCGCTGTATCATCGTGCCCATTGCGCCATCCAGCACCAAGATACGTTTTTTCAACTGCTCTTCCAATCTCATATTGTTATTTTATGGAAATACTAAATAATAAAAGAAACATTACCGGAATTTATTCTTCATCTTCATCCTCCGATTTTTTTCGGGAAGTCAAAGACTTTATTTTACCGGGATTCTTATTAATAAAATCTTTCCAGCTGTGATAAGCATTATCCAGCTGGGGACGATTGGTCTGATAATAATGACAAAGCGCGGCGGCCAGACCGTCCGTAGCGTCCAGCTGGGGCAACATATTCTCTTGTCGTATATGCAATATGCGCTGTAACATGGCGGCAACCTGCTCTTTTGTAGCACTGCCGTTCCCGGTTATCGACATTTTTATTTTCAGCGGGGCATATTCCGTAATGGGTATATCGCGGGATAATGCGGCAGCCATCGCTACACCCTGAGCCCGTCCCAGTTTAAGCATGGACTGCACATTCTTCCCGAAAAACGGAGCCTCTATCGCCATTTCATCCGGCAGATATTGTTCGATAAGTCCTATCACCCGCTCGAATATACGGCGAAGCCTCAGGTAATGGCTATCGTATTTATTCAACTGCAACACGCCCATAGCCAGCAGTTCCGGTTTGTTTCCCGCTATCCGCAGTACTCCGTAACCCATAACGTTGGTTCCCGGGTCTATACCTATTATGATTCGGTCGTTCTCCATCTTACAAATCAATCACCTCCAGTAAAGTAGTAAAACCGACCACCCGGTCGGCAAAGCGCCGTTTCATTTCTTCAGCCAGAACAAATCCACATTCTTCATACCAGCGATTCAGATGTCCGGTATCCGTCACATGGAATTGCAGCGAAAGGCTTATCCCACTGTCCTCGCTTTCCGACATCACCCTGCACAACTGAGGCTCGCTCAATTCTTCTCTCCGCAAGGCAGCCGGGATATAATCGGTCCTCAACCATACGATAAATGCTTCGGCCAAAGAAGCTTCCACATGATAGGTCGTATTATAGATAATCATGATGTTCCTTTTTTATCTTACAAAAGTAAAAAAAGTTTCCTGAAGTATTGCAGATTTTGGAAAATGAATATATCTTTGCCGACGCAAAAAGGGGTATTAGCTCATCTGGCTAGAGCGCGACACTGGCAGTGTCGAGGTGAGCGGTTCGAGTCCGCTATACTCCACGCGGTAGGGAAACCAAATAGTTGGTTTCCCTTTTATTGTTATATTCAATTTTTATTGCACGGTGTAATTTATATGAAATAACAACACAGACATTATAACACAATAAAAATAACAAATCTTTAAAGTCAACTTCATTACGAATGAAATTTCATATAATAAAAAAGCCATTACAATAGTTTTGTAACGGCTTTTTCGAATTACCTTTTCATTAATACCTATATCAAATCAACTTCAGCACCGGGAACATTGGCTATTTTCAAAAATATATCAATACCGGCCTTGTTCTATCCTGTATATATAAATTTCCCGCACCGATACCTGCCAAAGCCGCCAGTTTGTTTGCGTTAAATCCTTTTTTCCCGAAGCAGGCGGATTCTTGCTCCAGTTGTTTCGCGTTCTTCTCTTCGGTCACTTCCTCCATAGGGAAATGAGAAAC from Barnesiella propionica encodes:
- the ruvC gene encoding crossover junction endodeoxyribonuclease RuvC, with protein sequence MENDRIIIGIDPGTNVMGYGVLRIAGNKPELLAMGVLQLNKYDSHYLRLRRIFERVIGLIEQYLPDEMAIEAPFFGKNVQSMLKLGRAQGVAMAAALSRDIPITEYAPLKIKMSITGNGSATKEQVAAMLQRILHIRQENMLPQLDATDGLAAALCHYYQTNRPQLDNAYHSWKDFINKNPGKIKSLTSRKKSEDEDEE
- the metH gene encoding methionine synthase gives rise to the protein MRLEEQLKKRILVLDGAMGTMIQRYGLTESDYRGERFKDVPGQLKGNNDLLCITRPDVIGEIHEAYLEIGADIIETNSFNATSVSMADYGMQVYVTEINRAAARVARAAADKYTALTPDKPRFVAGSVGPTNKTCSMSPDVNNPAYRALTYDELAAAYKEQMCALLEGGVDTLLIETIFDTLNAKAALYAAQSAMSETGITVPVMLSVTLSDKGGRTLSGQMLEAFLTSVMHAGILSVGLNCSFGARDMKPYLQRLAAIAPCYISAYPNAGLPNRFGQYDETPEMMAEQVKEFVDEGLVNIIGGCCGTSPGHIAQYAALIEGGMPHVPAVPSGVLWLSGLERLEVKLENNFVNVGERCNVAGSRKFLRLINEKKYEEALEIARKQVEAGAQVIDINMDDAMLDARAEMVNFLNLIASEPEIARVPVMVDSSKWEVIVAGLKCIQGKSIVNSISLKEGEEKFLSRAREIRRLGAAVVVMAFDEKGQADSFGRKIEVCERAYRLLVDKAGFDPNDIIFDPNILAIATGIDEHRNYGVDFIEATAWIKKNLPGAKVSGGVSNLSFSFRGNNYIREAMHAVFLYHAIAAGMDMGIVNPSAAVVYDDIPSEVLTCIEDVVLNRRPDATEKLIELAGELKDKSGGKVAGVADERASMSLEERLEYALVKGHADGLETDLEEAVKKYGKALKVIDGPLMAGMNKVGELFGAGKMFLPQVVKTARTMKRAVAILQPYIEQEKSDSASAKAGKFLLATVKGDVHDIGKNIVSVILSCNNFDVVDMGVMVPAEDIIKKAKEENVDFVGLSGLITPSLEEMCHVAGEMEKAGLSVPLMIGGATTSKLHTAVKIAPCYSHPVIHVKDAAQNPVIAAQLINPETREGYILQLCEEQERLRESVGEAPRLLPLSEAAARAPRIDWTDYTPKKPEAAGPALYEDITVKDVRQLINWRYFFTAWNMNAAFASLSQMDGCDHCKASWLASFPEADRAKAAEAMQLFKEANRMLDHVQEVAGDSIKAIYGIYEANSSESSIVLKTENGVFDIPCLRQQADKRDAEASYFALNDFVMPDTCGRTDYVGLFAVTAGTQIASIIDNYKRSGDDYSALLLQSLSDRLAEAATEYLHYHIRTRLWGYAPEEKFDVRELLKEHYDGIRPAMGYPSLPDHSLSFLFDRILDYSRVDISLTENGAMHPASSVSGIMIAHPRSRYFHIGKIDEEQRLKYCSVRGIQPEESSRWLSV
- a CDS encoding DUF4286 family protein, with protein sequence MIIYNTTYHVEASLAEAFIVWLRTDYIPAALRREELSEPQLCRVMSESEDSGISLSLQFHVTDTGHLNRWYEECGFVLAEEMKRRFADRVVGFTTLLEVIDL